A region from the Paenibacillus humicola genome encodes:
- a CDS encoding glycosyltransferase family 4 protein, whose protein sequence is MHGKVLFCATVDYHFKAFHLPVLKWFKQCGWEVHVAASGELDLPLADLKFNLPISRSPFHSRNWKAYKQLRSIIRQQDYDLIHCHTPMGGVLARLAAREARKAGTKVIYTAHGFHFCKGAPLQNWLLYYPIEKLLARLTDCLITINNEDFSLAVSRRFNAGRIAHIHGVGVDTDRFQPVSLSEKLRLREDSPYSPDDQLLFCAAEFNRNKNQRVLIEAIARLKDEMPQVKLLLAGEGPMLNECRRLTAELGVAERIHFLGYRADIDKLLPMCDAAVSGSLREGLPVNVMEAMACGLPVVAARNRGHLELIIDQRNGYIANPHDAVDFSARIRLLCESAELRRRMGSESLKLVQKYNLNQVLDELCNIYKLYMGQPKLERMEWSVQ, encoded by the coding sequence ATGCACGGTAAAGTTTTGTTTTGCGCAACCGTTGATTATCATTTTAAAGCCTTCCATCTTCCGGTGCTGAAATGGTTTAAACAGTGCGGATGGGAAGTGCACGTTGCAGCAAGCGGTGAGCTGGACCTTCCTTTGGCCGATCTAAAATTTAACCTTCCAATTTCGCGCTCACCTTTTCATTCCCGAAATTGGAAGGCGTACAAACAGCTCCGGAGCATCATTCGACAGCAGGATTACGATTTGATTCACTGCCATACGCCGATGGGAGGCGTGCTTGCCCGACTGGCCGCTCGGGAAGCGAGGAAAGCCGGAACGAAGGTGATTTATACCGCACACGGTTTTCATTTCTGCAAGGGAGCTCCTCTTCAAAATTGGCTATTATATTATCCAATTGAAAAGCTGCTTGCTCGATTGACGGATTGCCTGATCACGATTAATAATGAAGATTTCAGTCTGGCCGTGAGCCGAAGATTTAATGCGGGACGAATTGCGCATATCCATGGAGTCGGGGTTGATACAGATCGCTTTCAACCGGTCTCGCTGTCCGAAAAGCTTCGGCTTCGGGAAGACTCGCCCTATAGTCCCGACGATCAGCTGCTCTTTTGTGCAGCCGAGTTCAACCGGAATAAAAATCAGCGTGTGCTAATCGAAGCGATTGCCCGGTTGAAGGACGAAATGCCGCAGGTCAAGCTGCTGCTTGCAGGCGAAGGCCCGATGCTGAATGAATGCAGACGGCTTACCGCCGAATTGGGTGTTGCCGAACGGATACATTTTCTCGGCTATCGCGCCGATATCGACAAGCTCCTTCCGATGTGCGATGCTGCCGTTTCCGGAAGTCTCAGGGAGGGGCTTCCAGTCAACGTCATGGAAGCGATGGCTTGCGGGCTTCCGGTCGTTGCTGCACGGAACCGCGGTCATCTCGAGCTCATCATCGATCAACGAAATGGCTATATCGCAAATCCCCACGACGCGGTAGATTTTTCTGCCCGAATCCGACTGTTGTGTGAATCTGCCGAATTGAGGCGGAGGATGGGATCAGAGAGTTTAAAGCTCGTACAAAAATATAACCTGAATCAGGTCCTAGATGAACTGTGCAATATATATAAGCTGTACATGGGACAGCCGAAATTGGAGCGAATGGAATGGTCGGTACAGTGA
- a CDS encoding glycosyltransferase family 1 protein translates to MVGTVTVLHAVVNMNRGGAETLLMNLYRNIDRSKVRFDFLTSKPGIFDEEIKQLGGYIHRIPYISDVGHFQYVKMLNRFFAEHKEYRVIHSHMDKMSGLVLRAAARTGVPVRIAHSHNTMSEGGLAVRAYKWLAGKSISSLATNYLACSRTASEWMFPGKESEVQIIKNGIEGVRFAFDPGKRANVRSELGIGENTFVIGHVGRFLPQKNHAYLIERFAEFKLIHGNCKLLLAGDGPLRTEMETFADKLKVKDDMCFLGIRDDVDSLLQCFDVIVFPSLHEGLPLTLIEAQRAGLTCIISDTITTEVDLGFGLIQSFSLREPKRCLKMIRDASQHQKSRTIYSDDFTRTGYEISGTARWLQDFYLSQL, encoded by the coding sequence ATGGTCGGTACAGTGACTGTATTGCACGCGGTCGTCAATATGAACCGCGGCGGGGCGGAGACGCTGTTAATGAATTTATATCGCAATATCGATCGTTCGAAAGTTCGATTTGATTTTTTGACAAGCAAACCTGGTATTTTCGACGAAGAGATTAAGCAGCTTGGAGGATATATTCATCGAATTCCTTATATTTCGGATGTAGGCCACTTTCAATATGTTAAGATGTTAAATCGTTTTTTTGCCGAGCATAAGGAGTACCGAGTCATTCACTCTCACATGGACAAAATGAGCGGGTTGGTTCTACGAGCTGCAGCACGAACAGGGGTACCGGTACGCATCGCGCACAGTCACAACACGATGAGCGAGGGCGGTTTAGCTGTACGAGCCTATAAGTGGCTCGCGGGAAAGTCGATTTCGTCATTAGCCACAAATTATTTGGCGTGCTCGCGAACGGCCTCGGAATGGATGTTTCCGGGGAAGGAATCCGAAGTTCAAATCATTAAAAACGGCATTGAAGGTGTACGGTTCGCTTTTGATCCCGGTAAACGCGCTAATGTCAGGAGTGAGCTGGGAATCGGGGAAAATACGTTTGTCATTGGCCACGTCGGCCGATTCCTGCCTCAAAAGAATCATGCCTATTTAATTGAACGCTTTGCAGAATTCAAATTGATCCATGGCAATTGCAAGCTTTTGCTGGCAGGAGACGGTCCTCTTCGTACTGAAATGGAGACATTTGCTGACAAGTTGAAGGTTAAAGATGATATGTGCTTTCTGGGAATACGAGACGACGTCGACAGTTTACTTCAATGCTTTGACGTAATAGTTTTTCCGTCGCTTCATGAAGGCCTTCCATTGACGCTTATTGAGGCTCAAAGAGCCGGCTTGACCTGTATTATTTCCGATACCATCACAACAGAGGTTGATCTTGGTTTCGGGCTGATCCAATCTTTTTCGCTGCGCGAGCCTAAGCGTTGTTTAAAAATGATTCGGGATGCCTCCCAACATCAGAAATCGAGAACAATATATTCGGACGATTTCACCCGCACCGGCTATGAGATCAGCGGGACAGCCCGATGGCTGCAAGATTTTTATTTATCTCAACTATAG